The following are encoded in a window of Acidimicrobiales bacterium genomic DNA:
- a CDS encoding adenylate/guanylate cyclase domain-containing protein, which yields MDRAPETHYAKTDDGVHIAYQVFGDGLFDLVVVPGFISHLELQWEDEAIARDLRRLGSFSRVIMFDKRGTGMSDRTGRLPDIDRRMLDIEAVMQAADSEHAALLAVSEGGPMALLFAAAHPGRTRALVLLGAYARLTACPDYEIGMPTELVYQFAQYLEPRWGTGVGLAAWAPSVAHDPAARESFARLQRLAASPGAAVALMSSYLDIDVRPALPLVNAPVLVMHRTADRMIPFVHGQYLAEHIDGARLVELPGTDHFWWTEGTGQILDETEEFLTGARSVPEPDRVLASVLFTDIVDSTRRAAELGDRSWRLLLNRHDALSERQVERYGGRLVKTTGDGVLAVFDGPARSVRCARAISDGAQALGLEVRAGVHTGEVELRGDDIAGLGVNIAARVESLAQPGEVLVSRTVTDLVAGSGLDFADRGEHDLKGVPGRWRLFAARA from the coding sequence GTGGACCGGGCGCCGGAAACCCACTACGCCAAGACCGATGATGGGGTCCACATCGCCTACCAGGTCTTCGGCGACGGGCTCTTCGATCTGGTGGTGGTTCCAGGCTTCATTTCCCACCTCGAGCTGCAATGGGAGGACGAAGCCATCGCCCGGGACCTTCGCCGGCTCGGGTCGTTCTCCAGGGTGATCATGTTCGACAAGCGCGGCACCGGCATGTCCGACCGAACCGGGCGACTCCCCGACATCGACCGCCGCATGCTCGACATCGAAGCGGTCATGCAGGCGGCCGACTCCGAGCACGCCGCCCTTCTCGCCGTGTCGGAGGGCGGCCCCATGGCCCTTCTCTTCGCCGCAGCCCATCCCGGGCGGACACGGGCGCTGGTCCTGCTAGGTGCGTACGCCCGCCTAACGGCATGTCCTGACTACGAGATCGGGATGCCGACCGAGCTGGTCTATCAGTTCGCCCAATACCTCGAGCCCCGCTGGGGAACCGGCGTCGGTCTTGCCGCTTGGGCCCCGAGCGTCGCCCACGACCCGGCGGCGCGGGAGTCCTTCGCCCGTCTGCAGCGATTGGCCGCGAGTCCGGGAGCGGCCGTGGCTCTGATGAGCTCGTACCTGGACATCGACGTCCGGCCCGCGCTTCCCTTGGTGAACGCACCGGTCCTCGTGATGCACCGCACCGCGGACCGCATGATCCCGTTCGTACATGGCCAATACTTGGCTGAGCACATCGACGGTGCTCGGCTGGTCGAGCTCCCGGGCACAGATCATTTCTGGTGGACCGAAGGCACCGGCCAGATCCTCGACGAGACCGAGGAGTTCCTCACCGGTGCCCGGTCGGTGCCCGAACCGGACCGGGTGCTGGCTAGTGTCCTCTTCACCGACATCGTCGATTCGACCCGCCGGGCAGCCGAGCTCGGAGACAGGTCGTGGAGGCTCCTGCTGAATCGGCACGACGCCCTCTCCGAGCGTCAGGTCGAGCGATACGGCGGTCGGCTCGTCAAGACGACCGGCGACGGCGTACTGGCGGTGTTCGACGGCCCGGCACGGTCCGTGAGGTGCGCCAGGGCTATCAGCGACGGCGCTCAGGCCCTGGGGCTGGAGGTACGAGCCGGTGTGCACACCGGCGAAGTCGAGTTGCGGGGAGACGACATCGCCGGCCTCGGGGTGAACATCGCCGCGCGAGTCGAGTCCTTGGCCCAGCCTGGTGAGGTCCTCGTCTCCCGGACCGTGACCGACCTGGTGGCGGGCTCGGGGCTCGACTTTGCTGATCGGGGAGAACACGACCTCAAGGGTGTGCCCGGACGCTGGCGGCTGTTCGCCGCGAGGGCTTGA
- a CDS encoding SH3 domain-containing protein, whose product VPEAAARTPAAGTPAASQALPAQDGAQDELALTQPAAPIDQSSSATQPMAPVTSWSPTHRAPERGMACWAAPDLSSPVVASLDPGSEVQVLDRQDQWAHIACSNGWTTWVDARLLVTDGTDGVEQ is encoded by the coding sequence GTTCCTGAGGCCGCCGCCCGCACCCCTGCTGCCGGCACGCCGGCCGCCTCCCAGGCCCTGCCAGCCCAGGACGGAGCCCAGGACGAGCTGGCGCTCACCCAACCGGCAGCGCCGATCGATCAATCCTCTTCGGCGACCCAGCCGATGGCTCCGGTTACCTCCTGGAGCCCGACGCACCGCGCGCCGGAAAGGGGCATGGCGTGTTGGGCCGCTCCCGACCTCAGCAGTCCCGTCGTGGCCAGCCTCGACCCGGGAAGCGAGGTACAGGTGCTCGACCGCCAGGACCAGTGGGCCCATATCGCCTGCTCCAACGGCTGGACCACGTGGGTCGACGCCCGGCTCCTCGTGACCGACGGGACCGACGGGGTCGAGCAGTAG